A section of the Methanococcus vannielii SB genome encodes:
- the mptA gene encoding GTP cyclohydrolase MptA, giving the protein MQCSDVQATEPDIKVSLTRVGVTNLKKLVKIKRKSKRDIVLLPTFEVYVDLPSSQKGIHMSRSPEVIEEVVENIIVEKEIYGVEELSVEIVMKLFEKHEYATRAEVMLYSDYMMEEKSPVTKKDSQEVGKIMARAYGVKDDSGMISVKKMVGAEVVGITACPCAQNLLKENAINKLIEKGFSNEDIEKILDSVTIATHNQRGIGTIMIEVPNGYTVGISKIIKIIKESMSGEVYELLKRSDEAYVVELAHKNPKFVEDCAREMIKRVVEVFDYLPEDTQVIVRQVNKESIHRHDAFAERKSKMGELRDELEI; this is encoded by the coding sequence GGGTTGGCGTAACAAACCTAAAAAAACTTGTAAAGATTAAACGAAAGAGTAAAAGAGATATAGTTTTACTACCTACGTTTGAAGTTTATGTAGATCTTCCAAGTTCTCAAAAAGGAATTCACATGTCAAGAAGTCCTGAAGTAATAGAAGAAGTTGTTGAAAATATAATAGTTGAAAAAGAGATTTATGGTGTTGAAGAACTTTCCGTTGAAATTGTCATGAAATTATTTGAAAAACACGAGTATGCAACAAGAGCAGAAGTAATGCTTTATAGTGACTACATGATGGAAGAAAAATCCCCTGTAACTAAAAAAGACTCTCAAGAAGTTGGAAAAATAATGGCAAGAGCTTACGGGGTAAAAGATGACTCTGGAATGATAAGTGTTAAAAAAATGGTTGGTGCAGAAGTTGTTGGAATTACAGCATGCCCTTGTGCACAAAATCTTTTAAAAGAAAATGCAATTAATAAATTAATTGAAAAAGGATTTTCAAATGAAGATATTGAAAAAATACTTGATTCCGTTACAATTGCAACCCATAACCAAAGGGGCATTGGAACCATCATGATAGAAGTTCCAAATGGATATACTGTTGGAATTTCAAAAATAATAAAAATTATAAAAGAATCAATGAGTGGCGAAGTTTACGAGCTTTTAAAAAGAAGTGATGAAGCATACGTTGTAGAACTTGCACACAAAAATCCGAAATTTGTTGAAGATTGTGCAAGGGAAATGATTAAAAGAGTTGTAGAAGTTTTTGATTATCTTCCAGAAGACACACAAGTTATTGTAAGGCAGGTAAATAAAGAGAGTATCCACAGACACGACGCTTTTGCAGAAAGAAAGTCTAAAATGGGCGAATTAAGGGACGAACTTGAAATTTAA
- a CDS encoding ATP-grasp domain-containing protein, which yields MKALVIGVNTRPVVNSLKKLNFEVYSVSHYNPVDLDADYKKYLVNDNIHGRFTEKYSEKEIIKLSKEYVDIVDYIFICSGVFENSASKTPKWDVLGNSPKRIKSISNKYRTIKKLENLGFNVPITYLVNNKYTFEKCLSELKSVVMKPVSGSGGIGVTTLHLESEYNLNINYPVVIQEYIPSEAYSASFISSNFLCFNKQLISNNVYVGSISPHIPKVKNGTIEDFSSLIESLGLVGMNGIDFMVREDIPYIIEVNPRILGTFETIELSSKESLSKAILENKAVVPKEPYFKKVVFSNCSNNYFIEKNEFIHDVPKKGSFIEKGEPLATIIGKNMEKLRELECRITTKHSLHL from the coding sequence ATGAAAGCTCTTGTAATTGGGGTAAACACGCGTCCTGTTGTAAATTCCTTAAAAAAATTGAATTTTGAAGTTTATTCCGTCTCCCATTATAATCCTGTAGATTTAGATGCAGATTATAAGAAATACCTTGTAAATGATAATATTCACGGGCGTTTTACTGAAAAATATTCTGAAAAAGAGATAATAAAACTATCTAAAGAATACGTGGACATTGTAGATTACATATTCATCTGTTCAGGGGTTTTTGAGAATAGCGCTTCTAAAACGCCAAAATGGGATGTATTGGGTAATTCACCAAAAAGGATTAAAAGTATAAGTAATAAATATAGAACCATAAAAAAATTAGAGAATTTGGGTTTTAACGTACCTATAACGTATCTAGTAAACAATAAATACACGTTTGAAAAATGCTTATCGGAGTTAAAATCTGTAGTTATGAAACCTGTTTCAGGTAGCGGCGGAATTGGAGTAACTACTCTACATTTAGAATCAGAGTATAATTTAAATATTAACTATCCAGTGGTAATTCAGGAGTATATCCCTTCAGAAGCGTATAGTGCGTCATTTATCAGTTCAAATTTTTTATGTTTTAATAAGCAATTGATAAGTAATAATGTATATGTTGGAAGTATATCCCCCCATATTCCAAAAGTGAAAAACGGTACAATTGAGGATTTTTCATCTTTAATTGAGTCTTTAGGGTTAGTTGGTATGAACGGAATAGATTTCATGGTTCGTGAAGATATACCCTATATAATTGAAGTGAACCCGAGGATTCTTGGAACATTTGAAACGATAGAATTGTCTTCAAAGGAAAGTCTTTCAAAAGCAATCCTTGAAAACAAAGCTGTAGTTCCAAAAGAACCATATTTTAAAAAAGTGGTTTTTTCAAACTGTTCTAATAACTATTTTATCGAAAAAAATGAATTTATTCATGACGTACCAAAAAAAGGATCTTTTATCGAAAAAGGGGAACCATTGGCTACGATTATTGGAAAAAATATGGAAAAATTGAGAGAGCTTGAGTGCCGAATAACTACAAAACATTCCCTACATTTATAA
- the tfe gene encoding transcription factor E, translated as MNLSKDEIFTMLDNPLIQQVLFEVMEEDVVGFDVLNVLIDSNEVTDDEISRQLEVKLNNIRRILYKLYEARLVDYNREKDEETNWYTYTWKPSLEKLPALVVKKMKNILDELKKQLSTEENGMFFYCMGCELKFTFEDAMDMGFRCPQCGGVLHEYDNKKDMATIKEQIAYIEDEFNQNPLFFKY; from the coding sequence ATGAATTTATCAAAAGATGAGATTTTTACAATGCTTGATAACCCCCTAATACAGCAGGTATTGTTTGAAGTCATGGAAGAGGACGTAGTTGGCTTTGATGTATTAAATGTACTTATTGATTCAAATGAAGTAACTGATGACGAAATTTCAAGACAGCTTGAAGTTAAGTTAAATAATATTCGTAGAATACTCTATAAATTATATGAGGCAAGGTTAGTGGACTACAATCGGGAAAAGGATGAAGAAACAAACTGGTATACTTATACTTGGAAGCCATCTCTTGAAAAATTACCCGCATTAGTTGTTAAGAAAATGAAAAACATTTTGGATGAATTAAAAAAACAGCTTTCAACCGAAGAAAACGGCATGTTTTTTTACTGTATGGGGTGTGAACTTAAATTTACATTTGAGGATGCAATGGATATGGGATTTAGATGCCCACAATGTGGCGGGGTACTTCACGAATACGATAATAAAAAAGATATGGCAACAATAAAAGAACAAATTGCATATATAGAAGATGAATTTAACCAAAATCCCCTATTTTTTAAATATTAA
- a CDS encoding HDIG domain-containing metalloprotein, translating to MEKFQNFKNLIKVPKFNEYLLFLTENCENNVVLHSIAVSDYVYDFGIKIRKNGNDFDIETAVLGALLHDIGRSKSNYIDHGIVGAEILRKNNFNEKFAKIAERHIGAGISKEEAVDLNLPKIDYIPETIEEKVIANADNLIFNDKRVSIELVIDKFRKRTNVNVVNKVLLLYHEVDNLLK from the coding sequence ATGGAAAAATTTCAAAATTTCAAAAATTTAATAAAAGTACCTAAATTTAATGAATATCTACTTTTTTTAACTGAAAACTGTGAAAATAACGTAGTTTTACATAGTATTGCAGTTTCTGATTACGTTTATGACTTTGGAATTAAAATACGAAAAAATGGCAACGATTTTGACATTGAAACAGCAGTATTGGGCGCACTTTTACACGATATTGGGAGAAGTAAATCTAATTATATAGACCATGGGATAGTTGGTGCAGAAATACTAAGAAAAAATAACTTTAATGAAAAATTTGCGAAAATTGCTGAACGACATATTGGTGCAGGAATCTCTAAAGAAGAGGCAGTTGATCTAAATTTGCCGAAAATAGATTACATTCCTGAAACGATTGAGGAAAAAGTTATTGCAAATGCGGATAATTTAATATTTAATGATAAAAGGGTTTCAATTGAATTAGTAATTGATAAATTTAGAAAAAGAACTAATGTTAATGTAGTAAATAAAGTATTATTATTATATCATGAAGTAGATAATTTACTTAAGTAA
- a CDS encoding type II secretion system F family protein encodes MDMSASISRIYNYLIKRNLRILKKTGKNVDERIFIGLIFVVLVLPILLRIIIGFTLQTTIILTLVYLGSVLAIPSIMYESKMEKFDSNLPKALYVMVLSLDSGRSIVEAINEVIRSGIPEVDSVFSKIVLLMTEKKLSFEDSMMLVSNSLDSKLFRQISRLIIENRKYGGELANTLKKLAKTLEDLQNLKSQLISVTGNGLAVGLVILCGVIPATAGLIGGYLTVISQLAPTMPSVEPNQISKAIETVQMGSGLFGLLFSVPLFGLKINKMIITCALCMSFAITAFYGVLRLTGLLFA; translated from the coding sequence ATGGATATGTCTGCATCAATATCCAGAATTTATAATTATTTAATTAAAAGAAACCTACGGATACTTAAAAAAACCGGTAAAAATGTAGATGAAAGAATATTTATTGGATTAATTTTTGTAGTACTGGTTTTACCAATATTACTTAGGATAATAATTGGTTTTACACTACAAACTACCATCATATTAACTCTTGTTTATTTAGGGAGTGTACTTGCAATTCCAAGTATAATGTATGAGTCAAAAATGGAAAAGTTTGATAGCAACCTTCCAAAAGCACTTTATGTAATGGTTCTATCATTGGATTCAGGTAGGTCAATTGTTGAAGCAATTAATGAAGTTATACGAAGTGGAATTCCTGAAGTAGATTCTGTATTTTCAAAAATAGTGCTGTTAATGACTGAAAAAAAGCTTAGTTTTGAAGATTCGATGATGCTTGTATCAAATTCACTTGATTCAAAACTTTTTAGACAAATTAGCAGGTTGATAATTGAAAATAGAAAATACGGCGGAGAACTTGCAAATACGTTAAAAAAGCTCGCTAAAACATTAGAGGATCTCCAAAATTTAAAATCACAGCTTATCAGCGTTACTGGAAACGGACTTGCAGTCGGCCTTGTAATATTATGTGGCGTAATTCCTGCAACTGCAGGATTAATTGGAGGATATTTAACAGTTATATCCCAATTAGCACCAACAATGCCATCAGTAGAACCGAACCAAATTTCAAAAGCCATTGAAACCGTTCAAATGGGTTCTGGACTTTTTGGACTGTTATTTTCTGTTCCATTATTTGGATTAAAAATCAATAAAATGATTATAACTTGCGCTCTATGTATGTCTTTTGCAATTACTGCATTTTATGGAGTTTTAAGACTTACTGGACTACTGTTCGCCTAA
- a CDS encoding type II secretion system F family protein: protein MNVRRKKEPSFLDKLSNLLKSTKITKRKNVSRVGRSEYLKKIFDRKKETFTEDEILEFYEPYINETPEVTIDIDDILFEKRFGALQGYSDSFSYWVTNTSFLPSKRDYQYAGIIDERVYFLKIIVFSIFAVILLFLYGVITSDPISGITNGIIFALIILFGGIFYPKLKLTLFRGEIKIQVLMSILHLISMLNSGASVQEAIKNIANNPEYGLTSYEFRSIIKDINQGGYNFVEALERAKVRSKIPLLKKLYDQLILAANKGGTQLLLENLYNEIVRESLSKIDSSKFQISNLGNLIFGIGLIIPFSGMIQSALGAQQGFDGIINAIDLVMTKIGLLSTIIFTIFIKMKIE, encoded by the coding sequence ATGAATGTAAGACGTAAAAAAGAACCGAGTTTTTTAGATAAACTGTCGAATTTATTAAAAAGTACTAAAATTACGAAACGGAAAAATGTTTCAAGGGTTGGAAGGTCAGAATACTTAAAAAAAATATTTGATAGAAAAAAAGAAACATTTACGGAAGACGAAATTTTAGAATTTTATGAACCATACATTAATGAAACTCCAGAAGTAACTATTGATATAGACGATATTTTATTTGAAAAGCGTTTTGGCGCATTACAAGGTTATTCGGATTCTTTTTCGTATTGGGTTACAAATACATCATTTTTGCCATCAAAAAGAGATTACCAGTATGCTGGAATTATTGATGAACGTGTTTATTTTTTAAAAATAATTGTTTTTTCAATATTTGCGGTTATTTTACTTTTTTTATATGGAGTAATTACTTCTGATCCCATATCTGGAATTACTAATGGAATTATTTTTGCATTAATTATCCTATTTGGAGGAATATTTTATCCAAAATTAAAACTTACACTATTTAGGGGAGAAATAAAGATTCAAGTGTTAATGAGTATATTACACCTTATATCAATGCTGAATTCCGGAGCGTCAGTCCAAGAAGCTATTAAAAATATTGCAAATAATCCAGAATACGGTTTAACCTCTTACGAATTTAGGAGCATTATAAAAGATATTAATCAAGGAGGATATAACTTTGTAGAAGCACTAGAACGGGCAAAAGTAAGGTCAAAAATACCTCTTCTAAAAAAACTTTATGATCAATTAATTCTTGCTGCAAATAAAGGTGGAACCCAGTTATTACTTGAAAACCTGTATAATGAAATAGTAAGGGAATCACTATCCAAAATTGATTCTTCAAAGTTTCAAATTTCAAATTTAGGTAATTTAATATTTGGTATAGGCCTTATTATACCATTTTCAGGTATGATACAGTCTGCATTAGGGGCTCAGCAGGGTTTTGATGGAATTATTAATGCTATTGACTTAGTAATGACTAAAATAGGGCTTTTATCTACCATAATTTTTACAATATTTATTAAAATGAAAATAGAGTGA
- a CDS encoding type II/IV secretion system ATPase subunit: MGLFDRIQKSDKPAIAKKDLAESNINTPNIYENKENSLEDTKQEPPKKVGFSISRDIKKQEIENFTSDSRSTILDKYFVRVDEIDFDIIIEKEEGVTKYKIPEITLMNTALSKFSELDIKTIKAELSESSLQKLGQIQGYLKSFSEKNNLHLRDIEILHLSHYFYLIIGKLGLLEIPLNDDSLEELMVNGIDSPAYVFHRKYQMCETNIRSDRHEATRVVESIAYLAGRTIDSRTPLLDAFLPDGSRVNATMQDVTLRGSTITIRKFSADPLTIVDLIRYGTFDLELASFLWQAVEGYFGSKPANTLIVGGTGSGKTTTLNVVSMFSMYNDRIITVEDTPELQVPLNHVIKMITRPGRPGIQGYEITMDDLIKNSLRMRPDRIFVGEVRGSEAHSLLVAMNTGHDGCSGTLHANSADEAIIRLINHPMSVPKVMLSSVDFIINQQRIKRNKKTIRRILGVVEIGGSGENITKTELFKYDGVSDSVVKTGICMWEEEVCAIAGITRDELMDDRINRKKVLKYMVNNNINGIKKVGDVIKQYQENPENVLKHILE; the protein is encoded by the coding sequence ATGGGACTGTTTGATAGGATTCAAAAATCCGATAAACCAGCTATTGCTAAAAAAGATTTAGCTGAAAGTAATATAAACACCCCAAATATTTACGAAAATAAAGAAAATAGTTTAGAAGACACAAAACAGGAACCTCCCAAAAAAGTTGGTTTTTCGATATCCCGCGATATAAAAAAACAAGAAATAGAAAATTTTACTAGTGATTCAAGGTCCACTATTTTAGATAAGTATTTTGTAAGAGTTGATGAAATCGATTTTGATATTATTATCGAAAAAGAAGAAGGAGTTACAAAGTATAAAATACCCGAAATTACATTAATGAACACCGCCCTTTCAAAATTCTCTGAACTGGATATAAAGACTATTAAAGCAGAATTATCAGAATCATCACTACAGAAATTAGGGCAAATTCAAGGATATTTAAAAAGTTTTTCAGAAAAAAATAACTTACATTTAAGGGATATTGAAATACTTCATTTATCGCACTATTTTTACTTAATTATTGGAAAACTTGGACTTTTAGAAATTCCACTAAATGATGATAGTCTAGAAGAATTAATGGTAAATGGAATTGATTCTCCAGCATATGTATTCCATAGAAAATACCAAATGTGTGAAACAAACATACGTTCAGATCGCCACGAAGCAACAAGAGTTGTTGAAAGTATTGCATACCTTGCAGGAAGAACTATTGATTCTAGAACGCCATTACTTGACGCTTTTTTACCTGATGGAAGTAGAGTAAATGCAACAATGCAAGATGTAACTCTTAGGGGGAGTACAATTACAATTCGTAAATTTAGTGCAGACCCCTTAACAATTGTTGATTTAATAAGATATGGAACTTTTGATTTAGAACTTGCATCTTTCCTTTGGCAGGCTGTTGAAGGATATTTTGGTTCAAAACCAGCAAATACCTTAATTGTTGGTGGTACAGGTTCAGGTAAGACTACAACATTAAACGTTGTTTCAATGTTTTCAATGTATAACGATAGAATTATCACTGTTGAAGATACGCCAGAGTTGCAAGTACCGTTAAATCACGTTATAAAAATGATTACAAGGCCCGGAAGACCTGGAATTCAAGGTTATGAAATTACAATGGATGATTTAATTAAAAACTCACTTAGAATGAGGCCAGACCGGATTTTTGTAGGGGAAGTAAGGGGTAGTGAAGCCCACTCTCTGTTGGTTGCAATGAATACTGGACATGATGGTTGTTCAGGGACTTTACACGCAAACAGTGCAGATGAAGCAATAATAAGACTTATTAACCACCCGATGAGTGTTCCAAAGGTTATGCTTTCTTCAGTTGATTTTATTATAAACCAGCAACGAATTAAGAGAAATAAGAAAACCATAAGAAGAATTTTAGGGGTTGTTGAAATTGGCGGAAGTGGTGAAAATATTACCAAAACCGAGTTATTTAAGTACGACGGTGTAAGTGACAGTGTTGTAAAAACGGGAATTTGTATGTGGGAAGAAGAAGTCTGTGCAATTGCAGGAATTACAAGGGATGAATTAATGGATGATCGAATAAATAGAAAAAAAGTATTAAAGTATATGGTAAATAACAATATTAACGGAATTAAAAAGGTAGGGGATGTAATTAAACAGTATCAAGAAAACCCAGAAAATGTTTTAAAGCATATACTGGAGTAG
- a CDS encoding transcription initiation factor IIB: MKVEPITKEDTKKSERKIKLAVAKPEDYSNKNVILEKEEELICPVCGSKNIIKDYERAEIVCEMCGCVLQQNLFDVGPEWRAFDHEQRVKRSRVGAPMTYTIHDKGLSTVIDWRNKDSYGKDISADKRAQLYRLRKWQRRIRVSDASERNLAFALSELDRIASKLGLPRNVRENAAVLYRGAVEKGLIRGRSIEGVAAAALYAACRRCKVPRTLDEIAEVSRVDRKEIGRTYRFISRELNIRLAPTNPIDYVPRFASELKLPGEVESKAISILQKAGERGLTSGRGPTGVAAAAIYIASVLQGTRRTQREVADVAGVTEVTIRNRYKELTEHLDIDVTL; this comes from the coding sequence ATGAAAGTTGAACCCATTACAAAAGAAGATACAAAAAAGTCCGAAAGAAAAATAAAGCTAGCTGTAGCAAAGCCTGAGGACTATTCTAATAAAAACGTAATTCTTGAAAAAGAGGAAGAACTAATCTGTCCTGTTTGCGGAAGTAAAAATATAATTAAGGATTATGAAAGGGCTGAAATCGTTTGTGAAATGTGCGGGTGCGTTTTACAGCAGAATTTATTCGATGTCGGCCCAGAATGGAGAGCATTCGACCATGAGCAACGTGTCAAAAGAAGTAGGGTTGGAGCTCCAATGACATATACTATTCATGATAAAGGCCTTTCAACAGTTATTGATTGGAGAAATAAAGATAGTTACGGTAAAGACATTTCTGCGGATAAAAGGGCCCAGTTATACCGTTTAAGAAAGTGGCAAAGGAGAATTAGGGTTTCTGATGCATCAGAAAGGAACTTGGCGTTTGCACTTTCAGAACTCGATAGAATCGCATCAAAATTAGGGCTTCCAAGAAACGTTAGGGAAAATGCTGCAGTTCTTTATAGGGGTGCTGTAGAAAAGGGATTAATTCGTGGAAGGAGTATTGAAGGTGTTGCCGCAGCTGCACTTTATGCGGCATGTAGAAGATGTAAAGTTCCAAGAACTCTTGATGAAATTGCGGAAGTTTCAAGAGTCGATAGAAAAGAAATTGGGAGAACATATAGGTTTATTTCAAGAGAATTAAACATAAGACTCGCCCCGACAAATCCTATAGATTATGTTCCAAGGTTTGCATCCGAATTAAAATTACCTGGAGAGGTTGAATCAAAAGCAATTTCAATTCTTCAGAAAGCAGGGGAACGAGGATTAACTAGTGGACGGGGTCCAACAGGTGTTGCCGCAGCTGCAATATATATTGCAAGCGTTTTACAAGGAACTAGGCGTACACAAAGAGAAGTTGCAGATGTTGCAGGAGTTACTGAAGTTACAATTAGAAATAGATACAAGGAACTTACTGAACACTTAGATATCGACGTTACACTTTAA
- a CDS encoding H/ACA ribonucleoprotein complex subunit GAR1/NAF1, protein MEKIQILHKTPKGKLIGRTKKQLRLNASVGLKIKDKIKKIGKIYDIFGPVDEPYVKIIPFNEEDAMESVKVSHVFVLEEQQKTRKKGRK, encoded by the coding sequence TTGGAAAAAATACAAATATTACACAAAACTCCGAAAGGAAAATTAATTGGGCGTACTAAAAAACAGTTGCGGTTAAATGCATCTGTCGGTTTAAAAATTAAAGATAAAATTAAGAAAATTGGAAAGATATATGATATATTTGGGCCTGTTGATGAACCTTATGTAAAAATAATCCCATTTAATGAAGAAGACGCTATGGAATCAGTTAAAGTCAGTCACGTTTTCGTTTTAGAAGAGCAGCAGAAGACCCGTAAAAAAGGAAGGAAATAA
- the fni gene encoding type 2 isopentenyl-diphosphate Delta-isomerase: MNNNSIEYRKLEHLIVCDHCDVEYKKGTLLEDVELIHSGVSNCDLNNIDTSIEIFGKKLDAPIIIAAITGGHPKAKDVNKNIAVAIEELNLGMGVGSQRAGILKPDLIDTYSIVRDYTSSLVIGNLGAVNFIEDGWNEEIISKSVEMIDANAIAIHFNPLQEAIQPEGDVNFKGLGLLKEIISKYKNIYKNIPFVAKQVGEGFSKKDAIFLKKMGFDAIDVGGSGGTSWAAVELYRIKDEKQREFLNQYYNFGIPTAASIFEVKSGFSNPIIATGGIRTGIDIAKSIAIGADCCGTALPILKAALKSSDEVINVLERMIKELKTTMFLTGCGSITDLKSARYILKGDLKNWKEQIR, encoded by the coding sequence GTGAATAATAATAGCATTGAATATAGAAAGTTGGAACACTTAATTGTATGTGATCACTGTGATGTGGAGTACAAGAAAGGAACCCTTCTTGAGGACGTTGAATTGATTCACAGCGGTGTATCAAACTGCGATTTGAACAATATTGATACATCAATTGAAATATTTGGAAAAAAGTTAGATGCTCCAATAATTATTGCTGCAATAACGGGTGGACACCCTAAGGCAAAAGATGTTAATAAAAATATTGCAGTAGCTATTGAAGAACTTAATTTAGGTATGGGAGTAGGTTCTCAAAGGGCAGGAATTTTAAAACCTGACCTAATCGATACATATTCTATTGTCAGGGATTATACTTCTTCACTGGTTATTGGAAATCTTGGAGCAGTTAATTTTATAGAGGATGGTTGGAACGAAGAAATTATTTCAAAGTCTGTAGAAATGATAGATGCAAATGCAATTGCAATTCATTTTAATCCTTTACAAGAAGCTATCCAACCTGAAGGGGATGTAAATTTCAAAGGACTTGGTTTATTAAAAGAAATAATTTCAAAATATAAAAATATCTATAAAAATATTCCATTTGTTGCAAAACAGGTTGGTGAAGGATTTTCTAAAAAAGATGCCATTTTTCTAAAAAAAATGGGTTTTGACGCAATAGACGTTGGTGGAAGCGGAGGGACCTCTTGGGCCGCTGTTGAACTTTACCGGATAAAGGATGAAAAGCAAAGGGAATTTTTAAATCAGTACTATAATTTTGGAATTCCAACTGCTGCATCCATTTTTGAAGTAAAATCGGGATTTTCAAACCCCATAATTGCAACAGGGGGAATAAGGACTGGAATTGATATCGCAAAATCAATTGCAATTGGTGCAGACTGCTGTGGAACTGCTTTACCCATTTTAAAGGCGGCTTTAAAGTCCTCAGACGAAGTTATAAATGTTCTTGAACGAATGATTAAAGAGTTAAAGACTACAATGTTTTTAACAGGCTGTGGCAGTATTACCGATTTAAAATCTGCTAGGTATATTCTAAAAGGAGATTTAAAAAATTGGAAGGAACAAATTCGTTAA
- a CDS encoding RNase J family beta-CASP ribonuclease codes for MQLEVVAIGGYEEVGRNMTAVNIDGEIIIFDMGIRLDRIMIHEDTDISKMHSLNLIEMGVIPDDTVMKNIEGEVKAIVLTHGHLDHIGAITKLAHRYNAPIIGTPYTLELVKREILSEKKFDVRNPLITLENGNKLDLTANITLEFVKITHSIPDAAMAVLHTPYGAVVYGNDFKFDNFPVVGEKPDYKALKRIGKQGVIAMVSESTRADYEGKTPSEGVAANLLKNDLLGTDNQDNGVIVTTFSSHIARVKSITDVATKMGRIPVLVGRSMAKYCGIAQDIGLVKFPKETKICWDPSSIDKTYHQIMKEGKENYLLIVTGHQGEEGAVLSRMATNKTPFKFEKYDQVVFSADVIPNPMNSAQRYLLEARLKLMGVRIFKGAHVSGHAAKEDHRDLLRWMQPEHLIPSHGDFNLTAAYTKLAEEEGFRLGEDVHLLRNWQSLKFERVL; via the coding sequence TTGCAGTTAGAAGTAGTAGCAATCGGAGGATACGAGGAAGTCGGAAGAAATATGACTGCCGTAAATATAGACGGTGAAATCATAATTTTCGACATGGGGATAAGGCTTGACAGGATAATGATTCACGAAGATACCGATATCTCGAAAATGCATAGTTTAAATTTAATTGAAATGGGTGTAATTCCTGACGATACAGTAATGAAAAATATTGAAGGAGAAGTTAAAGCAATCGTTTTAACGCACGGCCACCTTGACCACATCGGTGCAATTACAAAACTTGCACACAGGTATAATGCGCCTATTATCGGAACCCCTTATACATTAGAACTCGTAAAACGAGAAATCTTAAGTGAAAAGAAGTTTGATGTTAGGAATCCATTAATTACTTTGGAAAACGGTAATAAATTGGATTTAACGGCCAATATTACTTTAGAATTCGTAAAAATTACACACAGTATTCCTGATGCTGCAATGGCGGTATTACATACACCTTACGGTGCGGTAGTTTATGGAAACGATTTTAAATTTGACAATTTCCCAGTAGTTGGTGAAAAACCAGATTATAAGGCATTAAAAAGAATTGGAAAGCAGGGCGTAATTGCAATGGTTTCTGAAAGTACAAGAGCAGATTATGAAGGTAAAACTCCTTCAGAAGGTGTTGCAGCAAATCTTTTAAAAAATGACCTTTTAGGAACGGATAATCAGGATAACGGTGTTATAGTAACTACATTTTCATCACACATTGCAAGAGTAAAATCAATTACTGATGTTGCAACCAAAATGGGTAGAATTCCGGTTTTAGTTGGAAGATCTATGGCTAAATATTGCGGTATTGCACAGGATATCGGTCTTGTAAAGTTTCCAAAGGAAACAAAGATATGTTGGGATCCATCAAGTATTGATAAAACCTACCACCAGATAATGAAGGAAGGAAAAGAAAACTACCTTTTAATCGTTACAGGCCACCAAGGTGAGGAAGGAGCAGTTTTATCAAGAATGGCTACAAATAAAACTCCTTTTAAGTTTGAAAAGTATGACCAAGTCGTATTTTCAGCAGATGTAATCCCAAACCCTATGAATTCAGCTCAGAGGTATTTACTTGAAGCTAGATTGAAATTAATGGGTGTTAGAATATTTAAGGGGGCCCACGTTTCAGGACACGCTGCAAAAGAAGACCATAGGGATTTATTAAGATGGATGCAGCCAGAACACCTTATTCCTTCACACGGTGACTTTAACTTAACTGCAGCATATACAAAACTTGCAGAAGAAGAAGGTTTTAGACTTGGTGAGGATGTCCATTTACTTAGAAATTGGCAGAGTTTGAAATTTGAGAGAGTTCTTTAA